The Pongo abelii isolate AG06213 chromosome 21, NHGRI_mPonAbe1-v2.0_pri, whole genome shotgun sequence genome has a window encoding:
- the DEFB121 gene encoding beta-defensin 121, with product MKLLLLFLTVTLLLAQVTPVMKCWGKSGRCRTTCKESEVYYILCKTEAKCCVDPKYVPVKPKLTDTNTSLESTSAVRHLSSNLESQHHGILQFY from the exons ATGAAGCTCCTTCTTCTGTTTTTGACTGTTACCCTGCTCCTGGCCCAGGTCACCCCAG TCATGAAATGTTGGGGTAAGTCAGGCAGGTGCAGAACAACATGTAAAGAAAGTGAAGTATACTATATATTATGCAAAACTGAGGCTAAGTGCTGTGTGGATCCCAAGTATGTACCTGTAAAACCAAAATTAACAGACACAAATACAAGCCTGGAATCAACTTCTGCAGTCCGACACCTCTCTTCCAACCTTGAGTCTCAACATCATGGAATCCTGCAGTTCTATTAA